The Balaenoptera acutorostrata chromosome 15, mBalAcu1.1, whole genome shotgun sequence genome contains a region encoding:
- the TECPR1 gene encoding tectonin beta-propeller repeat-containing protein 1 isoform X2, with the protein MPSSELWAVDLFGRVFTLSTAGQQWELCRDAQLEFKRVSAAAPCCWGIACDNQVYVRVGASDVPIRCREEAYENQRWNPVGGFCEALLPSDRWPWSDVSGLQHRPLDGVALPSPHWEWESDWYVDENFGGEPTEKGGWTYAIDFPHTYTRDKKWNSCVRRRRWTRYRRYKSRDTWAKIPSEDDPQQLPDPFSDLSLGGWEITDEPVGHLSVWAVSLQGKVWYREDVSHSNPEGSSWSLVDTPGEAVQISCGPHDLLWVSLWEGQALVREGINRNNPKGVGVVWAVTKDRKVWFRRGVNSHNPCGTSWIEMVGEMMMVNVGLNDQVWGIGWTDRALYFRHGVTQSELSGKTWKAIVAGRECDGSRAGSLSSLLSAGCFFGDEVRGGGESCVPSDSEAERPGPDPERDVEVAGPASAPAELPWTNIDLKEPKKGPSHAAADFPEATNLSSLALLPLGLEEPDSADCHALWAWVSGGGCAVEAHTTLKWFTAHSGLPASMQMLSLPITPAQTAAWRKQIFQQLTERTQRELENFRHYEQAVEQSVWVKTGALQWWCDWKPHKWVDVRVALEQFTGHDGVRDSILFIYYMVHEEKKYIHVFLNEVTALVPVLNEAKHSFAVYTPERTRQRWPVRLAAATEQDMSDWLALLNLCCCESRRVHGRPSPQAIWSVTCKGDIFVSEPSPDLEAPERWLPCDQMFWRQMGGHLRVVEANSRGVVWGIGYDHTAWVYTGGYGGGCFQGLASSTSNIYTQSDVKCVYIYENQRWNPVTGYTSRGLPTDRYMWSDATGLQECTKASTKPPSLQWAWVSDWFVDFSVPGGTDQEGWQYASDFPALYHGHKTMKDFVRRRCWTRKCKLVTSGPWLEVAPIALGDVSIIPEIPGAHGSGPGIALWAVSDKGDVLCRLGVCELNPAGSSWLHVGTDQPFASVSIGGCYQVWAVARDGSAFYRGSVSPSKPAGLGHRRQSPGEPKPEPGNCVSPHGCAAPGAHGAGLGLWHRGGLGSPVRPGQCHQGPQELVPGDGRQAERGAGPPQWALEGGRCPAGDPQSCLLLRPLPLTWSRCDAGFEGPRLMQAFLSRAVLVLNVLKRGSQEWYLQAQIRDWGGNLA; encoded by the exons ATGCCCAGCTCGGAGCTGTGGGCGGTGGATCTCTTCGGCAGGGTGTTCACGCTGTCCACGGCCGGGCAGCAATGGGAGCTGTGCAGGGACGCCCAGCTGGAGTTCAAGCGAGTCAGTGCGGCCGCGCCGTGCTGCTGGGGCATCGCCTGCGACAACCAGGTGTACGTGCGCGTGGGCGCCAGCGACGTCCCCATCCGCTGCCGGGAGGAGGCCTATGAGAATCAG CGCTGGAACCCCGTGGGCGGCTTCTGCGAGGCGCTCCTGCCGAGCGACCGCTGGCCGTGGAGCGACGTCAGTGGGCTCCAGCACCGGCCGCTGGATGGGGTGGCGCTGCCTTCGCCGCATTGGGAGTGGGAGTCGGACTGGTACGTGGACGAGAATTTTGGAGGGGAGCCCACAGAGAAAGGG GGGTGGACATATGCCATTGACTTCCCCCACACGTACACGAGGGACAAGAAGTGGAATTCCTGTGTGCGGCGCCGGCGGTGGACCCGGTACAGGAGATACAAGTCCCGGGACACCTGGGCCAAG ATCCCGTCGGAGGATGACCCCCAGCAGTTGCCTGACCCCTTCAGCGACCTCTCTCTGGGGGGTTGGGAGATCACAGATGAGCCCGTGGGCCACCTGTCCGTGTGGGCCGTGTCTCTGCAGGGGAAG GTGTGGTACAGAGAGGACGTCAGCCACTCCAACCCCGAAGGCTCGTCGTGGTCCCTGGTGGACACCCCAGGGGAGGCGGTTCAGATCAGCTGTGGGCCCCACGACCTGCTGTGGGTGTCGCTCTGGGAGGGACAGGCCTTGGTCCGGGAAGGAATCAACAGGAACAATCCCAAAG GAGTCGGTGTCGTCTGGGCCGTCACCAAGGACCGGAAG GTTTGGTTCCGAAGAGGCGTCAATTCTCACAACCCCTGTGGCACCAGCTGGATCGAGATGGTTGGAGAAATGATGATGGTGAACGTGGGGCTCAACGACCAG GTCTGGGGCATCGGCTGGACGGACCGGGCCTTGTACTTCCGTCACGGCGTCACCCAGAGCGAGCTCAGCGGGAAGACGTGGAAGGCCATTGTCGCCGGCCGGGAGTGTGATGGCTCACGCGCGGGCAGCTTGTCCAGCCTCCTCAG CGCCGGCTGCTTCTTTGGCGACGAGGTGAGGGGTGGTGGCGAGTCCTGTGTGCCAAGCGACTCGGAGGCCGAGAGACCTGGGCCTGACCCTGAGCGTGATGTGGAGGTCGCCGGCCCTGCCTCCGCCCCGGCCGAGCTGCCCTGGACCAACATCGACCTGAAGGAGCCCAAGAAAGGGCCCAGCCATGCGGCCGCTGACTTTCCCGAGGCCACCAACCTCTCCTCGCTGGCACTTCTGCCGCTGGGCCTGGAGGAGCCCGACAGCGCCGACTGCCACGCGCTGTGGGCCTGGGTGTCCGGAGGAGGCTGTGCTGTGGAGGCCCACACCACGCTCAAGTGGTTCACCGCCCACTCGG GCCTGCCCGCCTCCATGCAGATGCTCTCGCTGCCCATCACGCCGGCCCAGACGGCCGCCTGGCGGAAGCAGATCTTCCAGCAACTCACCGAGAGGACCCAGCGGGAGCTGGAGAACTTCCGACACTACGAGCAGGCCGTGGAGCAG TCGGTGTGGGTGAAGACGGGGGCCCTGCAGTGGTGGTGCGACTGGAAACCCCACAAGTGGGTGGATGTCCGTGTGGCCCTGGAACAGTTCACGGGCCACGATGGAGTTCGGGACAGCATCCTTTTCATCTACTACATGGTCCACGAGGAGAAGAAG TACATCCACGTGTTCCTCAACGAGGTGACGGCGCTGGTCCCCGTGCTCAATGAGGCCAAGCACTCCTTCGCCGTGTACACCCCCGAGAGGACGCGGCAGAGGTGGCCTGTGCGCCTGGCCGCTGCCACCGAGCAGGACATGAGCGACTGG CTCGCCCTGCTCAACCTATGCTGCTGTGAGAGCCGGAGGGTGCACGGCCGCCCCTCCCCGCAGGCCATCTGGTCCGTCACCTGCAAGGGGGACATCTTCGTGAGCGAGCCCAGCCCAGACCTCGAGGCCCCCGAGCGCTGGCTGCCCTGTGACCAGAT GTTCTGGCGGCAAATGGGAGGCCACCTGCGGGTGGTGGAGGCCAACAGCCGGGGCGTGGTGTGGGGCATCGGCTATGACCACACGGCCTGGGTGTACACGGGTGGCTACGGCGGAGGCTGCTTCCAAG gCCTGGCCAGCAGTACCAGCAACATCTACACGCAGTCGGACGTAAAGTGTGTCTACATCTATGAGAACCAGCGCTGGAACCCTGTCACGGGCTACACCAGCAG GGGTCTGCCCACCGACCGGTACATGTGGAGTGACGCCACGGGCCTGCAGGAGTGCACCAAGGCCAGCACGAAGCCCCCGTCCCTGCAGTGGGCCTGG GTTTCTGACTGGTTCGTGGATTTCAGCGTCCCTGGGGGCACGGACCAGGAGGGGTGGCAGTACGCCAGCGACTTCCCTGC CTTGTACCACGGGCACAAAACCATGAAGGATTTCGTCAGGAGAAGGTGCTGGACCAG AAAGTGCAAGCTGGTGACCAGCGGGCCCTGGCTGGAGGTGGCCCCCATCGCCCTGGGGGACGTGTCCATCATTCCGGAGATCCCGGGTGCCCACGGGAGCGGGCCCGGCATCGCGCTCTGGGCCGTCAGCGACAAGGGGGACGTGTTGTGCCGTCTGGGCGTGTGCGAGCTCAACCCCGCG GGCTCCTCCTGGCTGCACGTGGGCACCGACCAGCCCTTCGCCTCCGTCTCCATCGGGGGCTGCTACCAGGTGTGGGCCGTGGCCAGGGACGGTTCCGCCTTCTACCGTGGCTCTGTGTCCCCGTCCAAGCCGGCTG GTCTGGGTCATCGCCGACAAAGTCCAGGGGAGCCAAAGCCTGAGCCGGGGAACTGTGTGTCGCCGCACGGGTGTGCAGCCCCTGGAGCCCacggggcagggctgggactatGGCATCGGG GGGGGCTGGGATCACCTGTCCGTCCGGGCCAGTGCCACCAGGGCCCCCAGGAGCTCGTCCCAGGAGACGGCCGGCAAGCGGAGAGGGGAGCTGGGCCTCCCCAGTGGGCCCTCGAAGGTGGCCGGTGCCCCGCAGGAGACCCCCAATCCTGTCTGCTGTTGAGGCCGCTTCCCCTCACCTGGAGCAGGTGTGATGCTGGGTTTGAAGGACCAAGGTTGATGCAAGCCTTCCTGTCGAGAGCTGTTCTCGTGCTGAACGTGCTGAAACGTGGATCCCAGGAGTGGTATCTCCAGGCCCAGATTCGAGACTGGGGAGGGAACCTGGCCTGA
- the TECPR1 gene encoding tectonin beta-propeller repeat-containing protein 1 isoform X1, with product MPSSELWAVDLFGRVFTLSTAGQQWELCRDAQLEFKRVSAAAPCCWGIACDNQVYVRVGASDVPIRCREEAYENQRWNPVGGFCEALLPSDRWPWSDVSGLQHRPLDGVALPSPHWEWESDWYVDENFGGEPTEKGGWTYAIDFPHTYTRDKKWNSCVRRRRWTRYRRYKSRDTWAKIPSEDDPQQLPDPFSDLSLGGWEITDEPVGHLSVWAVSLQGKVWYREDVSHSNPEGSSWSLVDTPGEAVQISCGPHDLLWVSLWEGQALVREGINRNNPKGSSWSVVEPPTSENGILHVSAGVGVVWAVTKDRKVWFRRGVNSHNPCGTSWIEMVGEMMMVNVGLNDQVWGIGWTDRALYFRHGVTQSELSGKTWKAIVAGRECDGSRAGSLSSLLSAGCFFGDEVRGGGESCVPSDSEAERPGPDPERDVEVAGPASAPAELPWTNIDLKEPKKGPSHAAADFPEATNLSSLALLPLGLEEPDSADCHALWAWVSGGGCAVEAHTTLKWFTAHSGLPASMQMLSLPITPAQTAAWRKQIFQQLTERTQRELENFRHYEQAVEQSVWVKTGALQWWCDWKPHKWVDVRVALEQFTGHDGVRDSILFIYYMVHEEKKYIHVFLNEVTALVPVLNEAKHSFAVYTPERTRQRWPVRLAAATEQDMSDWLALLNLCCCESRRVHGRPSPQAIWSVTCKGDIFVSEPSPDLEAPERWLPCDQMFWRQMGGHLRVVEANSRGVVWGIGYDHTAWVYTGGYGGGCFQGLASSTSNIYTQSDVKCVYIYENQRWNPVTGYTSRGLPTDRYMWSDATGLQECTKASTKPPSLQWAWVSDWFVDFSVPGGTDQEGWQYASDFPALYHGHKTMKDFVRRRCWTRKCKLVTSGPWLEVAPIALGDVSIIPEIPGAHGSGPGIALWAVSDKGDVLCRLGVCELNPAGSSWLHVGTDQPFASVSIGGCYQVWAVARDGSAFYRGSVSPSKPAGLGHRRQSPGEPKPEPGNCVSPHGCAAPGAHGAGLGLWHRGGLGSPVRPGQCHQGPQELVPGDGRQAERGAGPPQWALEGGRCPAGDPQSCLLLRPLPLTWSRCDAGFEGPRLMQAFLSRAVLVLNVLKRGSQEWYLQAQIRDWGGNLA from the exons ATGCCCAGCTCGGAGCTGTGGGCGGTGGATCTCTTCGGCAGGGTGTTCACGCTGTCCACGGCCGGGCAGCAATGGGAGCTGTGCAGGGACGCCCAGCTGGAGTTCAAGCGAGTCAGTGCGGCCGCGCCGTGCTGCTGGGGCATCGCCTGCGACAACCAGGTGTACGTGCGCGTGGGCGCCAGCGACGTCCCCATCCGCTGCCGGGAGGAGGCCTATGAGAATCAG CGCTGGAACCCCGTGGGCGGCTTCTGCGAGGCGCTCCTGCCGAGCGACCGCTGGCCGTGGAGCGACGTCAGTGGGCTCCAGCACCGGCCGCTGGATGGGGTGGCGCTGCCTTCGCCGCATTGGGAGTGGGAGTCGGACTGGTACGTGGACGAGAATTTTGGAGGGGAGCCCACAGAGAAAGGG GGGTGGACATATGCCATTGACTTCCCCCACACGTACACGAGGGACAAGAAGTGGAATTCCTGTGTGCGGCGCCGGCGGTGGACCCGGTACAGGAGATACAAGTCCCGGGACACCTGGGCCAAG ATCCCGTCGGAGGATGACCCCCAGCAGTTGCCTGACCCCTTCAGCGACCTCTCTCTGGGGGGTTGGGAGATCACAGATGAGCCCGTGGGCCACCTGTCCGTGTGGGCCGTGTCTCTGCAGGGGAAG GTGTGGTACAGAGAGGACGTCAGCCACTCCAACCCCGAAGGCTCGTCGTGGTCCCTGGTGGACACCCCAGGGGAGGCGGTTCAGATCAGCTGTGGGCCCCACGACCTGCTGTGGGTGTCGCTCTGGGAGGGACAGGCCTTGGTCCGGGAAGGAATCAACAGGAACAATCCCAAAG GAAGTTCGTGGTCCGTGGTGGAGCCTCCCACGTCTGAAAATGGAATCCTGCATGTCTCCGCAGGAGTCGGTGTCGTCTGGGCCGTCACCAAGGACCGGAAG GTTTGGTTCCGAAGAGGCGTCAATTCTCACAACCCCTGTGGCACCAGCTGGATCGAGATGGTTGGAGAAATGATGATGGTGAACGTGGGGCTCAACGACCAG GTCTGGGGCATCGGCTGGACGGACCGGGCCTTGTACTTCCGTCACGGCGTCACCCAGAGCGAGCTCAGCGGGAAGACGTGGAAGGCCATTGTCGCCGGCCGGGAGTGTGATGGCTCACGCGCGGGCAGCTTGTCCAGCCTCCTCAG CGCCGGCTGCTTCTTTGGCGACGAGGTGAGGGGTGGTGGCGAGTCCTGTGTGCCAAGCGACTCGGAGGCCGAGAGACCTGGGCCTGACCCTGAGCGTGATGTGGAGGTCGCCGGCCCTGCCTCCGCCCCGGCCGAGCTGCCCTGGACCAACATCGACCTGAAGGAGCCCAAGAAAGGGCCCAGCCATGCGGCCGCTGACTTTCCCGAGGCCACCAACCTCTCCTCGCTGGCACTTCTGCCGCTGGGCCTGGAGGAGCCCGACAGCGCCGACTGCCACGCGCTGTGGGCCTGGGTGTCCGGAGGAGGCTGTGCTGTGGAGGCCCACACCACGCTCAAGTGGTTCACCGCCCACTCGG GCCTGCCCGCCTCCATGCAGATGCTCTCGCTGCCCATCACGCCGGCCCAGACGGCCGCCTGGCGGAAGCAGATCTTCCAGCAACTCACCGAGAGGACCCAGCGGGAGCTGGAGAACTTCCGACACTACGAGCAGGCCGTGGAGCAG TCGGTGTGGGTGAAGACGGGGGCCCTGCAGTGGTGGTGCGACTGGAAACCCCACAAGTGGGTGGATGTCCGTGTGGCCCTGGAACAGTTCACGGGCCACGATGGAGTTCGGGACAGCATCCTTTTCATCTACTACATGGTCCACGAGGAGAAGAAG TACATCCACGTGTTCCTCAACGAGGTGACGGCGCTGGTCCCCGTGCTCAATGAGGCCAAGCACTCCTTCGCCGTGTACACCCCCGAGAGGACGCGGCAGAGGTGGCCTGTGCGCCTGGCCGCTGCCACCGAGCAGGACATGAGCGACTGG CTCGCCCTGCTCAACCTATGCTGCTGTGAGAGCCGGAGGGTGCACGGCCGCCCCTCCCCGCAGGCCATCTGGTCCGTCACCTGCAAGGGGGACATCTTCGTGAGCGAGCCCAGCCCAGACCTCGAGGCCCCCGAGCGCTGGCTGCCCTGTGACCAGAT GTTCTGGCGGCAAATGGGAGGCCACCTGCGGGTGGTGGAGGCCAACAGCCGGGGCGTGGTGTGGGGCATCGGCTATGACCACACGGCCTGGGTGTACACGGGTGGCTACGGCGGAGGCTGCTTCCAAG gCCTGGCCAGCAGTACCAGCAACATCTACACGCAGTCGGACGTAAAGTGTGTCTACATCTATGAGAACCAGCGCTGGAACCCTGTCACGGGCTACACCAGCAG GGGTCTGCCCACCGACCGGTACATGTGGAGTGACGCCACGGGCCTGCAGGAGTGCACCAAGGCCAGCACGAAGCCCCCGTCCCTGCAGTGGGCCTGG GTTTCTGACTGGTTCGTGGATTTCAGCGTCCCTGGGGGCACGGACCAGGAGGGGTGGCAGTACGCCAGCGACTTCCCTGC CTTGTACCACGGGCACAAAACCATGAAGGATTTCGTCAGGAGAAGGTGCTGGACCAG AAAGTGCAAGCTGGTGACCAGCGGGCCCTGGCTGGAGGTGGCCCCCATCGCCCTGGGGGACGTGTCCATCATTCCGGAGATCCCGGGTGCCCACGGGAGCGGGCCCGGCATCGCGCTCTGGGCCGTCAGCGACAAGGGGGACGTGTTGTGCCGTCTGGGCGTGTGCGAGCTCAACCCCGCG GGCTCCTCCTGGCTGCACGTGGGCACCGACCAGCCCTTCGCCTCCGTCTCCATCGGGGGCTGCTACCAGGTGTGGGCCGTGGCCAGGGACGGTTCCGCCTTCTACCGTGGCTCTGTGTCCCCGTCCAAGCCGGCTG GTCTGGGTCATCGCCGACAAAGTCCAGGGGAGCCAAAGCCTGAGCCGGGGAACTGTGTGTCGCCGCACGGGTGTGCAGCCCCTGGAGCCCacggggcagggctgggactatGGCATCGGG GGGGGCTGGGATCACCTGTCCGTCCGGGCCAGTGCCACCAGGGCCCCCAGGAGCTCGTCCCAGGAGACGGCCGGCAAGCGGAGAGGGGAGCTGGGCCTCCCCAGTGGGCCCTCGAAGGTGGCCGGTGCCCCGCAGGAGACCCCCAATCCTGTCTGCTGTTGAGGCCGCTTCCCCTCACCTGGAGCAGGTGTGATGCTGGGTTTGAAGGACCAAGGTTGATGCAAGCCTTCCTGTCGAGAGCTGTTCTCGTGCTGAACGTGCTGAAACGTGGATCCCAGGAGTGGTATCTCCAGGCCCAGATTCGAGACTGGGGAGGGAACCTGGCCTGA
- the TECPR1 gene encoding tectonin beta-propeller repeat-containing protein 1 isoform X4 — protein MPSSELWAVDLFGRVFTLSTAGQQWELCRDAQLEFKRVSAAAPCCWGIACDNQVYVRVGASDVPIRCREEAYENQRWNPVGGFCEALLPSDRWPWSDVSGLQHRPLDGVALPSPHWEWESDWYVDENFGGEPTEKGGWTYAIDFPHTYTRDKKWNSCVRRRRWTRYRRYKSRDTWAKIPSEDDPQQLPDPFSDLSLGGWEITDEPVGHLSVWAVSLQGKVWYREDVSHSNPEGSSWSLVDTPGEAVQISCGPHDLLWVSLWEGQALVREGINRNNPKGSSWSVVEPPTSENGILHVSAGVGVVWAVTKDRKVWFRRGVNSHNPCGTSWIEMVGEMMMVNVGLNDQVWGIGWTDRALYFRHGVTQSELSGKTWKAIVAGRECDGSRAGSLSSLLSAGCFFGDEVRGGGESCVPSDSEAERPGPDPERDVEVAGPASAPAELPWTNIDLKEPKKGPSHAAADFPEATNLSSLALLPLGLEEPDSADCHALWAWVSGGGCAVEAHTTLKWFTAHSGLPASMQMLSLPITPAQTAAWRKQIFQQLTERTQRELENFRHYEQAVEQSVWVKTGALQWWCDWKPHKWVDVRVALEQFTGHDGVRDSILFIYYMVHEEKKYIHVFLNEVTALVPVLNEAKHSFAVYTPERTRQRWPVRLAAATEQDMSDWLALLNLCCCESRRVHGRPSPQAIWSVTCKGDIFVSEPSPDLEAPERWLPCDQMFWRQMGGHLRVVEANSRGVVWGIGYDHTAWVYTGGYGGGCFQGLASSTSNIYTQSDVKCVYIYENQRWNPVTGYTSRGLPTDRYMWSDATGLQECTKASTKPPSLQWAWVSDWFVDFSVPGGTDQEGWQYASDFPALYHGHKTMKDFVRRRCWTRKCKLVTSGPWLEVAPIALGDVSIIPEIPGAHGSGPGIALWAVSDKGDVLCRLGVCELNPAGSSWLHVGTDQPFASVSIGGCYQVWAVARDGSAFYRGSVSPSKPAGDCWYLIPSPPKQRLKQVSVGRTAVFALDENGNLWCRQGVTPSYPQGTSWEHASNNVRRVSVGPLDQVWVIADKVQGSQSLSRGTVCRRTGVQPLEPTGQGWDYGIGGGWDHLSVRASATRAPRSSSQETAGKRRGELGLPSGPSKVAGAPQETPNPVCC, from the exons ATGCCCAGCTCGGAGCTGTGGGCGGTGGATCTCTTCGGCAGGGTGTTCACGCTGTCCACGGCCGGGCAGCAATGGGAGCTGTGCAGGGACGCCCAGCTGGAGTTCAAGCGAGTCAGTGCGGCCGCGCCGTGCTGCTGGGGCATCGCCTGCGACAACCAGGTGTACGTGCGCGTGGGCGCCAGCGACGTCCCCATCCGCTGCCGGGAGGAGGCCTATGAGAATCAG CGCTGGAACCCCGTGGGCGGCTTCTGCGAGGCGCTCCTGCCGAGCGACCGCTGGCCGTGGAGCGACGTCAGTGGGCTCCAGCACCGGCCGCTGGATGGGGTGGCGCTGCCTTCGCCGCATTGGGAGTGGGAGTCGGACTGGTACGTGGACGAGAATTTTGGAGGGGAGCCCACAGAGAAAGGG GGGTGGACATATGCCATTGACTTCCCCCACACGTACACGAGGGACAAGAAGTGGAATTCCTGTGTGCGGCGCCGGCGGTGGACCCGGTACAGGAGATACAAGTCCCGGGACACCTGGGCCAAG ATCCCGTCGGAGGATGACCCCCAGCAGTTGCCTGACCCCTTCAGCGACCTCTCTCTGGGGGGTTGGGAGATCACAGATGAGCCCGTGGGCCACCTGTCCGTGTGGGCCGTGTCTCTGCAGGGGAAG GTGTGGTACAGAGAGGACGTCAGCCACTCCAACCCCGAAGGCTCGTCGTGGTCCCTGGTGGACACCCCAGGGGAGGCGGTTCAGATCAGCTGTGGGCCCCACGACCTGCTGTGGGTGTCGCTCTGGGAGGGACAGGCCTTGGTCCGGGAAGGAATCAACAGGAACAATCCCAAAG GAAGTTCGTGGTCCGTGGTGGAGCCTCCCACGTCTGAAAATGGAATCCTGCATGTCTCCGCAGGAGTCGGTGTCGTCTGGGCCGTCACCAAGGACCGGAAG GTTTGGTTCCGAAGAGGCGTCAATTCTCACAACCCCTGTGGCACCAGCTGGATCGAGATGGTTGGAGAAATGATGATGGTGAACGTGGGGCTCAACGACCAG GTCTGGGGCATCGGCTGGACGGACCGGGCCTTGTACTTCCGTCACGGCGTCACCCAGAGCGAGCTCAGCGGGAAGACGTGGAAGGCCATTGTCGCCGGCCGGGAGTGTGATGGCTCACGCGCGGGCAGCTTGTCCAGCCTCCTCAG CGCCGGCTGCTTCTTTGGCGACGAGGTGAGGGGTGGTGGCGAGTCCTGTGTGCCAAGCGACTCGGAGGCCGAGAGACCTGGGCCTGACCCTGAGCGTGATGTGGAGGTCGCCGGCCCTGCCTCCGCCCCGGCCGAGCTGCCCTGGACCAACATCGACCTGAAGGAGCCCAAGAAAGGGCCCAGCCATGCGGCCGCTGACTTTCCCGAGGCCACCAACCTCTCCTCGCTGGCACTTCTGCCGCTGGGCCTGGAGGAGCCCGACAGCGCCGACTGCCACGCGCTGTGGGCCTGGGTGTCCGGAGGAGGCTGTGCTGTGGAGGCCCACACCACGCTCAAGTGGTTCACCGCCCACTCGG GCCTGCCCGCCTCCATGCAGATGCTCTCGCTGCCCATCACGCCGGCCCAGACGGCCGCCTGGCGGAAGCAGATCTTCCAGCAACTCACCGAGAGGACCCAGCGGGAGCTGGAGAACTTCCGACACTACGAGCAGGCCGTGGAGCAG TCGGTGTGGGTGAAGACGGGGGCCCTGCAGTGGTGGTGCGACTGGAAACCCCACAAGTGGGTGGATGTCCGTGTGGCCCTGGAACAGTTCACGGGCCACGATGGAGTTCGGGACAGCATCCTTTTCATCTACTACATGGTCCACGAGGAGAAGAAG TACATCCACGTGTTCCTCAACGAGGTGACGGCGCTGGTCCCCGTGCTCAATGAGGCCAAGCACTCCTTCGCCGTGTACACCCCCGAGAGGACGCGGCAGAGGTGGCCTGTGCGCCTGGCCGCTGCCACCGAGCAGGACATGAGCGACTGG CTCGCCCTGCTCAACCTATGCTGCTGTGAGAGCCGGAGGGTGCACGGCCGCCCCTCCCCGCAGGCCATCTGGTCCGTCACCTGCAAGGGGGACATCTTCGTGAGCGAGCCCAGCCCAGACCTCGAGGCCCCCGAGCGCTGGCTGCCCTGTGACCAGAT GTTCTGGCGGCAAATGGGAGGCCACCTGCGGGTGGTGGAGGCCAACAGCCGGGGCGTGGTGTGGGGCATCGGCTATGACCACACGGCCTGGGTGTACACGGGTGGCTACGGCGGAGGCTGCTTCCAAG gCCTGGCCAGCAGTACCAGCAACATCTACACGCAGTCGGACGTAAAGTGTGTCTACATCTATGAGAACCAGCGCTGGAACCCTGTCACGGGCTACACCAGCAG GGGTCTGCCCACCGACCGGTACATGTGGAGTGACGCCACGGGCCTGCAGGAGTGCACCAAGGCCAGCACGAAGCCCCCGTCCCTGCAGTGGGCCTGG GTTTCTGACTGGTTCGTGGATTTCAGCGTCCCTGGGGGCACGGACCAGGAGGGGTGGCAGTACGCCAGCGACTTCCCTGC CTTGTACCACGGGCACAAAACCATGAAGGATTTCGTCAGGAGAAGGTGCTGGACCAG AAAGTGCAAGCTGGTGACCAGCGGGCCCTGGCTGGAGGTGGCCCCCATCGCCCTGGGGGACGTGTCCATCATTCCGGAGATCCCGGGTGCCCACGGGAGCGGGCCCGGCATCGCGCTCTGGGCCGTCAGCGACAAGGGGGACGTGTTGTGCCGTCTGGGCGTGTGCGAGCTCAACCCCGCG GGCTCCTCCTGGCTGCACGTGGGCACCGACCAGCCCTTCGCCTCCGTCTCCATCGGGGGCTGCTACCAGGTGTGGGCCGTGGCCAGGGACGGTTCCGCCTTCTACCGTGGCTCTGTGTCCCCGTCCAAGCCGGCTG GCGACTGCTGGTACCTCATCCCATCTCCTCCCAAACAGAGATTGAAACAGGTGTCCGTGGGGCGCACAGCGGTGTTCGCCTTGGACGAGAATG GGAACCTGTGGTGCCGCCAGGGGGTCACACCCAGCTACCCGCAGGGCACCAGCTGGGAACACGCGTCCAACAACGTGCGCCGCGTGTCCGTGGGGCCCCTGGACCAG GTCTGGGTCATCGCCGACAAAGTCCAGGGGAGCCAAAGCCTGAGCCGGGGAACTGTGTGTCGCCGCACGGGTGTGCAGCCCCTGGAGCCCacggggcagggctgggactatGGCATCGGG GGGGGCTGGGATCACCTGTCCGTCCGGGCCAGTGCCACCAGGGCCCCCAGGAGCTCGTCCCAGGAGACGGCCGGCAAGCGGAGAGGGGAGCTGGGCCTCCCCAGTGGGCCCTCGAAGGTGGCCGGTGCCCCGCAGGAGACCCCCAATCCTGTCTGCTGTTGA